The Astyanax mexicanus isolate ESR-SI-001 chromosome 4, AstMex3_surface, whole genome shotgun sequence genome segment AACCCTGTTACTTCACACCTTTTCTCTCTTCACACTGCTGTTCACACATCACCATCTCCTCGAGCTGACAGTTCTGAACCTGCCACTGAAGCTCCACCCATCTGTGAGCCGACAATGCTGACAGCTGTGTTCTAATGTAAGACAAAAAGTACAGGGCGGTTTAAGTTGGAAATATTAGAAGCAGTGAAATATATCTCTGTTTTTTCTATGTATCTCAGTGTTCCTCTGGGTTGAGTAAGACAGTAAGACAGTATGCAGAGCATGCTGACAGATTCTGTCACAATTAGAGTTAGCATCATGTGTTTACTGCAAGACTGGAAAGGTATAGTACCTAGTATAAGTAGTgctgcataatatatatatatatatatatatatatatatatatatatatatatatatacaaatatacagtaaGTTGTGTCAGCATGTCAGCATGTCAGCATGTCATCgtaatgtgtgcatgtgcaatatTTACATGGCAGGAAGTGCCCTGGTGCATCTACTAGAGGTAGAATTTATCTGCCCAGTGttgtttattagaaaaaaaaaatgtgatatgtGAAGGAAATTATTAATATTACGGCATGTTGGCCCAATGAATTCTGTTCAAATCTGCTGACAATCCCTGTATTTTTAGtatgctatttactgtatatacatatacagagtGAGTCAAAAGTCAATAGACACCATTTTATATCAGAAAATAAATATGTTTGCTTTAAAGAAGGTAGCAATGTCCTGCAACGTtcttgtctgtttgtttttttcgtCTCTCTGGTCTGttcctgtgtttatttaccttcctcTGTACGTGCCCTGTGTTTTCCTGTGTCCCCGtccctgttgctcacctgtttgtttgtagctccgcccccttgttacccacgctcaggtttttttttgtttcctgtcCCCTTTTGTGTGTATAAATGGTTTTCCTTGTTCCTGTGTTCCTCGTCCATGGTTGTACGTCCAACGTTAGACAGGTTATGTGTTACTCCAGTCCCATTGTTTCTTTAGCATTTggatccttgtttttttttttttgtgtctgtttTCTATAACAGGAATCTCTCGCCTGACAGTTCCAGACATGGTCTAGCAGGTAGACCCCCTCACTaattatttgccttttttttttaatacattatttattttcctttttgtttttgttttaattttcttttgtttttgaaaaAAGGCTTTTGACTAATAACTATATAGATCTAAAAATAATCTATTGTATCTGATAGTgttgtttattttacacaaaatcctCAATGAATAGAGAGCAATTTTAATCATAAGTAATCAGAGTAACTAATTACAATAATTCATAGGGAACCAGCCACAGGGGGCAGTGGTGGTTTagcatttaatgtttaatgttattgATTACAtgtttgtgggtttgatacctgggtTTCACAAGATGCAAGTGTTGTGTGTATGAGTGCCAATATTATACCTGTACAAAAAGCAGTGGAGCATAAATCcataaatccacaaaaatccatgTCTGGGGCTCCAGGTGGCCTATCTGTCTAACTGCCATTCCTGGCATTGGGTAATCATGGGTTTGGTTCTTTAAAATACAAAAGCATTTGGGGATACAGTGTACTGTACACCAGTCAGCCATAAGATTAACACTTCCTAATACTTCTTCATATACTTCTAATCCTTTGTTCCCCTTCAGAAAATCTGTCCATTGAAAGCATGGACTCCACAGgtctcttaaaggagaactctggtgtaaaatggacttttggtgtagtaaaacacgataaagagtacttacctttgatgaatagcacacaaacagaaattttaacagtttgtccaaaacccttcagactgggtgacatggggcataatttgccacgATAAATTGCTGTTTCctccgttatccagctcaaagtagctccacacttactTGCTAGAATTCAGAGAACCCTGACAATTAacacgaggcattaataacttaaaacatgcacaagaagcttattaaaaacttcTGTTTATATCCTATAACTCTAGCTTTAGCTCTTAGCAGCTGgtgcaaggaggtgtggagctactttgagctactggataatggtggaaaaagctatttatcggGCAAATTATGCCCAGTGTCACTCAGTCTGTagatttctggatctctgagCGCTGTGGGTGAACttaggtgtgctattcatcaaaggtaagtactttttatcctgttttactacaccaaaagtcaattttacactggagttctcctttaaggcatCCTGTGTGTGGTATTTTGCACCAATACATTAGTAAAGACATTAATATTTTCATACCTGTTGGAGTTAGATATTGGAATAGCCAAAAACAaacctcaacttcctgtaattattCCAAAAAGTCCAAAACAGCCTCCACTAGAAATGTTCTATTCTGGTTGTGGTCTCCTGAAACCTGCAGGCTTTCTGTTATGAGCTTCAGAAGCTGAACACATATCTGCTGTATGGAACTTGCTTGCTTTTCTGCTGTAAGATATTAAGAACGAACTGGATGTGCAGTTCCACCTCAGACTCTCAGCTTATACCCTGGATCAGTCCGGTTTCCTCATTAAGTGAGTAGACTGGGAAACTGCGGTTTGTGCTTGCcatcattttaaatgttcagcGTTTGGCTGAGAGCACAGGAGTGCGCTTTATTAAAATTACCATGAACAATGAGAGTGGGTAACTAAAAATGGGTCGGAAGGCCAAAAGGGCTGTTCTGAACAGTACGCCACACACAAGCCGCTTATTAAATTTTTGACTCCAGGACCTGCTTGTCTGGGCAGTTAAACTGCACTTACACGAGAAAGCAGAAACTCAGCGAGGTGCCAAAAAAATGTAAGATCCACAGGCAGATAGAGGCTTTATCACTTTATTAATTAATGACTAATGAGGGCTTCATTAAGCCCAGAAGGGAAGCTGTGCCAGCAACAGATGAGATAGTTACTAGGGCTTTGTATTGCCAATAACTTGTGATGTATGATTCCTATCAGAATACAGAGTTTACGATTTAATATATAGCCATTTATTTTGCGATTCTGTAAGCAAGGTTACATTACATTGTGATatagtataaaacacactatcatatttataaaatctaaataaaaatgaacactgtgtttgaaaatcATATTGCAAAAGAGAATATCACAGTACTTAAAAGTTTTAATGTTATACGTTATAATGAGAGTATTGGAAATAATTGACTAaatgaactgtaaaaaaaagttaaatatcatAAATAACCGTAATATAAAATCCTTTATGAAACCACCTGTTTAACATTGTGTAGGTCCTCTTCATTCCATCTAAACAACTCTAATATTCTGTAAAGCACAGCAATCTCTGTAATACAAATACATTTCtgaatacagtattttaatgggTGTAATGAAGCATCGTGTTGGATAAATTTGACAAGTGCGTTGTGGGAACAGAtgattcacattttttaaatgataaaatctcGGACAGTTGCACTGTTTGAACAGAAGAGGTTTGAAACCCAATAGTGCAGGCCGGAGAACCAGTGGACATAAGGACCTTAACcccttactgtgtgtgtgtgtgtttgctgaggTTTAGCAGAAGGGTTCAATTTGAAGGGATCGTTCCATCTCATACAGAAAACATGgttaatacataatatacatcATCTTACATTACAAATCTTCGAATGCAATGTTGTAAATCTTGGCATCTCTGGTATCTAGAGCACTGTTGACGTGTTTTCAGAAGTGGTGAATCACACTTTCCCATATGGCAATCCAATAGACCAGTCTGGGTTTGGCAGTTGCCAGGAGAACGGTGCTTGTCTGACCTCATTGTGCTAAgagtaaagtttggtagaggggggattatggcaTGGGGTTGATTTCTCAGGACTTGAGCTTggccccttagttccagtgaaaggaactcttacCAAAAAAGGAAAGCTTACCAAGATATTTTACACAATTTCATGCTCTCAACTTTGTTTCAACAGATTGGGAATGGCTGCTTCCTGTTCAGAAGTAAGTGCtcaccagtgcacaaagcaaggtccataaagacatggataaGGAAAGactgtggaagaacttgactggcctgcacagagtcctgacctcaatctGATAGAACACATTTGAGATGAATTACTGAGGAGATTCAACTTCTCATCCAACATTATTGTATTACCTTACGAAAGAGCTTCTGAAagaatacagctgtggaaaaaaattagactaaaatagactatttaaaaattatgagtttctttgattttaccaaattgaaaatctctggaatataattaagaggaagatggatggagacaagccatcaaaccaaactaaactgcttgaatttttaccaGGAGTGCCAtcaagttgtccaaaagcagtgtgtaagactggtgaaggagaacatgccaagatgcacgaaaactgtgattaaaaaacagggttattccaccaaatattgatttctgaactctaaaaactatgacttttttgttatttcagcccttttTCTCTatactctaaatgactatatttttatttggaattcgggagaaatgttgtccatagttatTATACCTgtacaacaatgttcgttttactcaaccTATGAATAGTAAATACAGATATAGGCTGTATATATCCCATCTATTCTAGCTGGTCCTGACACTAAAACTCCAGCCACTGGCACGACTCTAATGATAATTTGTGTTATTATCAGTGAGCATTATTACATCTAGCAGTAACAAAACAGGCCATTATGACCAGCCTGTGCTTTACAGTCTaaatctagtgtgtgtgtgtgtgtgtgtgtgtgtgcgcacgtgtgtgcgtgtgtgtgtgtatgcctgcgcgtgcgtgtgtgttttcTGACACGCAGCCGGAGATGACTAATCAACCTTTTCATAGAGTACACAGTGACGGGTATTGTCAGGGTTTCCGGAAATGAAAGAGTGAAAGCACAGTGATGAACAGAATCTAAAGATTTAGAGGTATTTGCAGGAATATTGGCATATCTCTAATCACTTCTCCATCATCCACAGACAGTAATGTCTCTTCAGCAATCTTTTCCTCCTTGTGGTAAtcagaaaacacattttctttcaaTACAGAAAGCCAGGTTTTTGCCTCAGTTTACCTGTAATCTTGTTAACGAGATATCTAACAGTACATTTGTCATCTGTTGGTATAACAGGGTACTTATATTCAGTGAGACTGTTGATGATGGATGATGATGAACATTCAGATGGTAAAATCAATGTTAGAGGCATGCattcattttttcttcatttaaaacCTATTTATGGTTGTAAAATACAGATTGCAAGGCATTAGGAGGACACTGTAACAGTTCTCTTGttgttttttgactaccgatATTTTACGGCATTTTCCTTCCTACAGCTTACAGCTTCTAACCATAGTTTCCTTTATCACTTTATaaggatagaaacagctgaatgtgggatttaaatgcattttaaatgcacagaagattttaaaaatacatttaataaggaAATATGTAATCTATTGTGCTTTTCACTTTTGGTGACCAAACTACAGTAAGTGTGAAGTGAGTGAGTGGCCAGCCTTACTCTTGTCTGTCCACAGCACTTTGTTTAGTGCATTGCAGTTACAGTTTAGCGATtattcaaattaaatcaaatcaaaatgtTTGTCCATTATTGAGCCAAATGATTCAAACTGTTCTATTAGGTTTTATCAGATTTAAAATATATCCGTAGTTTGAGTCTGTAGTTTCATAGAGATAGGTGGGTGGTCTTGTATAATTGGGGCTAACTGCTCAGTGCCATAGCAAACATGGCTGCAGAGTTAACAGACTTGTCTATAAGGACTTTGACAGGGACTTGTAGGGGTTTacttggggtgtgccatatcatatgccaTAATATCACCACATTTTTGACacgataaaaaaacaaaacttgatTTGTTTGGCCATTTGCTGTATTCACTTTAAATTGTTTGGTTGCAGTCtatatgtaccatatttttcagactataagattataaggcacactatcaatgaatgtctattttctggtctattttcatacataaggcgcactggattataaggcgcattaagagaaactaacaaggatggctacattgaagtgagcaagggtgtcgccatgtttcccttctaatggggaagctgggggaagcacctaagtgaacaaaactgtaattcttaaaaaatactctttcaaagtcaaacgagcgccggctggatgttaatctacatagatatCTCTTctgaaacagtttatttgggtgagtaaagcacgtctgtttatttacagtaagcttagatttccaatattttgtgtaAGGGTGAGTTTGTCCAgcaactaaggctgggtgcagcagcattagcattagccgctaaccgcgacACCAGCGGGATGCAAATGCCATCCGACagcgatacactgaggaaccctgttccGGTAGTGCTCCGGTAATCCAGGGCGCTagcagctagcggttcttcccatgtagcttgttttaacctggaaacatgcagactacaatccaatatactcacatctgaacggtGAAAGCacgcagccttagtgctggaggaatTTCACTAAAAACCCTTATAACGCTtttgtggagtggctttacttttCCTTAATACCATaatggtagaatttatacataagatgcaccagattatgaggcacGTTGTTGAGTTTTggaaaatttaaaggatttttagtgcgtcttataatctaaaaaatatggtatgtggtagatttttgttggtatgttgttttatttatagtacatttaatagtcttggtaagttactgtttacaaaatagaccaacatttttagattttgttAATACTGAATGTgtaaaactgttatatttatactgaataaaacagatttatatacattttgttgcagtggtataTACTTgagatgaataaaaaaatatgttttgtcaGCTCATCAAGAATCAATATCTTgtgatattgttatcgtgatattattttagagccatattgcccagccctataaAACATGATGCGACCAGAGTAAATTGCAGTTGCAGGGATTTCTAGTTCACGCGCTTCTGTGCCTCGACTCTGAGGAGTCAGACAGCTCTTCTACCACAGTGAGTCATCTCTCTGACCCTCTCTCTAAAGGGGGCTACAGGTGAAGACCCTGTCAGTGCAGAGCGCCGTGTAAGACTTGTGAGTCTGGAGAGCAGGAACTGTGCTTATGGATCGTAGCTCTACATAAAGAGCCTTGGCTATATGTGTACAGGCGTGGGAGTGTGTTAGTATTGTTTTTTGGCCTCCGTGCTTTTATACACATAAGGCCTGAGGAGAGGCTTGTCCTTTGGAGAGAGgcgagagagaggctgagagagagatgTGCGGCGGTCTGCCGAAATATCGCCCAGCGCTGCAGCCAACACAAACGCTCTGAAGACCAGCACTGTGAAGCTTGCACACACCGGCCCTTTGAAGAAGGCATATggacttgctgtgtgtgtgtgtatgtgtctatgtgtgtatgggggagtgtgtgtgtgtgtttgtatgtgtgtgtactatGTATTGTTCTTCCGCCTTCGCTCTGGAggaacagatagagagagagacaagcagTTTGATCTCACAAATCATTTTGAGATTTTATAAAGGAATAATGTTCAGAAATGagcaatatggtaaaaatgttGTATCATGAACATTTAAAGACGTTTCCATAATGCACAGTTTTTACTGTAATATTTAGACAACAGCAGACAACACTAGCATTAGAAGAAGTGGTAGAttcttaaaactataaaaaaaagctACTTGAAAACTCTTCAATACTTAGTACTAGGAGTGGAAATCAAAGGAcatctcatgatacaatattatcataatACATTGCCGTCGATGACAATGAAATCACAATACTGCGGTTCCTCAATACTTAATATATAACAAGAACATTTTCtccgatacttcacagcatctgtgttactgaagaggataaaaacaCTTTACtcggatggtccattttatggcctttttgatgctcaactgacattcaactaacactgaattcaatgtccattaaatttaacttaagcatatgttgaatgtaaattatttaaaatagaacataaccctacacctaaccctaaccttaacccttaatcaaccctaaaatctaaccctacacctaacacttACCCTAAGCTtaaattctaaccctaaacccaatcctaaaatattaagataagcgtttggataagagttgaatgtagggttatattcaatagagaatcatttactttcaccttttagttcatttgcatgtaatagacatgtagttaaatgttagttgaatgtcagttgagcatcaaagaggacATCAAATGACCATCCAAGTGAAGTGTTAAATACTTCTACATAAGCAAATACAAGGAAGCAACGAGTTACTGGTgtaacagaatttaacaaccaatattcttcaccgcaggtttaccctattcattagaTTAGTGCCACAATGTGGAGATATGAAGGAGCATATTGTGAGTATTGTGAGCGCTCAAAGAACAGTGGCATATTTGCCTATGACATATTTTATTGCAAAGAGTGTAATTTGTCCTGTTTAACTGAATAAAATccagtatattgtaaaataaaaataaaatgatttgatacagtatataattttatttttattcaaaatatactGGACTTTATCCAGTTAAACAGGACaaattacactctctgtaataaaaTCTAAAAGAGATCCAGAAAAGGCTAAAAGAGATCCAGACATCCATATAGGACATTTAACATTCTGGCTAGTTTATGCTACACTGGCAGATATTAGTGTGGACCCTGATTTAGCATGATAGCTAAGCTAGCACATCAAATGCCACATTATTATGGTATTTTGCAATAGTTACTAGTGCTAGCCTAGCCAGCTAGCAGACTAAGGTCACCACATCCAACAGAGCAGTTCAATACTGTCATTTTTTAACTTTAATGCTTGATACAAGTTTAGAAGATAAAGTTGTGAGAGAGTGATGTAAGAGTAGCTAGCTATTAGCTAATGTGAGATAATATCTGTGAAATTCCTGATGTAATtgtgtccatgttttttttcttatcctATATGAGAAAAATGGACGACATAGCTTCTTCAGTAAGTTCAAGGTCTTCTTGCTGTATATTTTCCACTGAATCTGGTACGCAATTTATTCTGACTCTGGAACACCCAACAAAAGCTCTTAGGTTTTCTTCTACCTCAGGGAAAAGAGCGGCAAGTCTTAGAAGAGTGCAGACACCATTGAGATGCAGCACAGAAAACTACAAAGTGGCCAGCTGCACCTTTGTTCATCTGTAAAAGCTTGTAATCATACTCCATAGTCCTACATACTGATGTAGTCTATTGTGAATGTGAATCATCTGTTTTGCGCCTTTCAGTATTGGAGACTACTAACCCCTGGTCCTGTTATGGCACTCCAGTAGGGGTTCAGACCACAGCATTCAAGCTCACATTCCCAACAGACTGTCATTCTAAGGCTCTGACATTTCCAAAAAAACAGAGCTCCACAGCAGCTGTGCCCAAAGACATTTACGACATGAATAATTCATGAAACCTTCGCCCTAAGCCACACATAATTATGACTGATTAGGCAAATGGATCACCTACTGGCAAAGGCAGGGGTGAATTGTACATTATTCAGCGCAATTAAGCAATGGCGTCTTTGCAAAGTAGTTGGTTTATTGATTGGAGTGTGTATATGCGATGAGGCAGCTTGGGATTTGTCGCTTGTGCTACCTGtcataaaacacaacaaaaacagagACTTTTAGAGAAAGTAGAAGGGCGAAGACCTTGTAATTAATCATAGAAACATCATGATTTATGTATTCCCAATGATTTGAATGTTCAGGCAAAACCAAAAAGCTGcaaaagccaaaaactcactgaaagcgttccaaaaaaaaaaaaaaggattactgggaattattaactttattattttcCTGTAATTATGCAATCCAAGAGGAAGGCGCTTTATTGCAGTGTTGCATCATCAAGCTATTAGGAGCCATCTGTACATTAAATGAGCTCTTGTGTGTGGGGGGAAGGGTAGCTTATTCAAATGAAATGGCAGATGAGCATCATCGGGATCATCAGGGTCGTTGGTGTCATCAAATCACATAAAttaaattacagatacagatgcAGAGCAGTCCTTGTATATATAGATTTCGGTCCCTTTTGGCACTGGTGACATTTAAAGCACTGTAAGTGGTGGACCTCGGCGTATACTTCTGCAGTCGTTCCCTCTTAGAGGTCTCTATTAAAGGTGACAGCCCCTTCACTTTGAAGAAGAAGACCAAAAAAACGATCCTTTAGTTCTGGACTTGCTCAAAGATTGAGTGTCAAGTCATCTGCGTATTAcattaaacaagaaaaaatattaaattaaatgtgatttttttttaaataccatttAAAAGGTGAAGAACCCATTCACTCTTTAATATATCTACCAATTTCTGTTCCCCTGCAGGATGAGTAAAAGCTCCATCGTCCAGCAGGCGCGATGATAGCCACAGGCGGCCTCCTGAGGATTACCCGGCGCCAGGATTCACTGCGCACCAAGAACCGGGCAGAAAACAAGCGAAGGAGGAAAGccagaaaaaagaggaagaatgACATTGTTGTAGTAAAGGGGAAGCTGAACCTGTGCTCTGTTTCAGGCATGGCAGCTGCGTTCGGAGTCCTGGTCTTGATGGTGGGAATAGCCATGGCAGTCCTGGGCTACTGGCCCAGAGAGAACCTGGCCCATACTGTCAGCTTACAGAGGGTGAAGCCTGTGAGACAACCGGGCAACTCGACCAGAAACTCTCAACAGGGTTCAAACATCACAAGCAATAATAAGCTACAAGCACAGTTGAATGGCAGTGATGCTACAATTAACTCTACCAAGCCCATTCCTCCTGCTTCTCGACATGTTGGGTTCTTTGAAGACTTCTTTTCCAACTACCAGTACTCAGACAACCTCAAAGTGTTCGGGCCACTGGTCATGGGCATTGGCATCTTCCTGTTCATCTGCGCCAACGCCGTGCTACACGAGAACCGTGACAAGAAGACAAAGATCATCAACTTGAGGGACATTTACTCTACCGTCATTGACATCCACAGCCTACGGTCCAAAGACTGTGCTCCTTTCAATGGGCTGTTGAGCAGCTCGCAATCCAGGACCAGTGACAAGCCAGGCGCATATGGCAACCCCATGCCTTCCAGGGGTTCCTGGCCATCCAGTATATCCTGCAAAGGCCTGGACTTTCCTGGACTAAGGAGGCCCTCCTGTGCCAGGAAATGCAGCTGGTCGAGGGAAAGGCAGTCGCTTACTGATACAATATACAGCATTTACAGGGACCAGGCCAGGTTTGAGGAGCCAAACTCCACTCCAAAAGACTGGGAAACTCGCTCCATAGTCGCTTCTTCGGTCAACGCGTTCACTTTGCCCGTGATCAAGCTCAACAACCGTGAAATGGAggccagagagagagactcttctGGGGACAGAGTCCCTTGCAGTCCAAAAGAGGAGCTGCAGTCATCAAGCCAGAGCTCCACAGAGCTAATCAGTACTTCCGTGCAAACCAAGGCGGAAGTTTCAAGGCCGGCTTTGTCAGCATCCCAGGACTCTAAACTTTCAAGTGAGGTTCAGGTAGGATCGAGAGcacaccaacagcagcagctgctgcagcCTAGCCCTGGGGTTAGGATCTTAGGTTCCCACCTGTCCCTGAATGCTCTTTCCGACCTGGCTGGCGGACGCCAGGAAGAAAGGTCTCGGAGGTTCAGCTGTCCGAGGCTCGACCGCTCAGGCAGCAAGGGCTACATCAAGCTGGCCGAGCTTGGAGGAGACTCATTTGAGGCCCCAGATGGGGCGGCGGAAACAGGACCTGCAACTGGACCTGAAGAGGCACTGTTACAGCAGGAGGAATGTGTCATGATTGCACAGGCCCTCCCctgtatctctctcacacaaCTTCATACCGATGTTGTGCCATCAAACTTTGGTACAACCGATGCAGACATGGAGCCAAAGGCGAAtctctgagagacagacagagcagaCGGTCGGAAAGTCTGGTTCAGCCATGAAAGCAAGATGTAGTCTTTGATTTTTCAGGCTTAGAGACAATTAGCATTTTCATGTATAACCGAGGTGTGGTTGGTCCTGTCAGTGAGCCTGTAGCATATCTGAGAGAAGGTTTTGATAACATTTGTACAGAACTCAACACCCCTAAGtacatatataaagtatatttgaTTAAAACCTACAAGACTGGAGATTCAATCCAGCATTCTGAGGAGATGGCCACAATTTTTGTCCGAGGTCGCAGCCAGTAGATTACTCCAAGAGTAGAAAAACAAGTCGTTCTTGTGCCTTTCTATGATTTGTTATATGCTGTTTTGTCTTACACTGAAGTAGTGTTGCCTGTtgagtattttttaatgtaataattcATGAGCAATTAATAATTCATGAACTATTTAGTCTAACTAAAGAATTATTGATGTGTTTTCCTAAAGTTTCACCAACTTTTGTTGCACAAATGACTCTTGCAGATCCTCTACATCAGAtagtgaaaagaaaaaataacataaatgGGTAAATGAACCTTCATATATTTTCCCTTTGATGTACAGCCTATAATTATGCAACCTcatgtgtttttttcaca includes the following:
- the LOC103038307 gene encoding transmembrane protein 200C gives rise to the protein MIATGGLLRITRRQDSLRTKNRAENKRRRKARKKRKNDIVVVKGKLNLCSVSGMAAAFGVLVLMVGIAMAVLGYWPRENLAHTVSLQRVKPVRQPGNSTRNSQQGSNITSNNKLQAQLNGSDATINSTKPIPPASRHVGFFEDFFSNYQYSDNLKVFGPLVMGIGIFLFICANAVLHENRDKKTKIINLRDIYSTVIDIHSLRSKDCAPFNGLLSSSQSRTSDKPGAYGNPMPSRGSWPSSISCKGLDFPGLRRPSCARKCSWSRERQSLTDTIYSIYRDQARFEEPNSTPKDWETRSIVASSVNAFTLPVIKLNNREMEARERDSSGDRVPCSPKEELQSSSQSSTELISTSVQTKAEVSRPALSASQDSKLSSEVQVGSRAHQQQQLLQPSPGVRILGSHLSLNALSDLAGGRQEERSRRFSCPRLDRSGSKGYIKLAELGGDSFEAPDGAAETGPATGPEEALLQQEECVMIAQALPCISLTQLHTDVVPSNFGTTDADMEPKANL